GGCGCGACGGCCAAGAGCGGGGCATTGAGTACGCGTGCTGGAACCCGGTGCTGTTCACCGATCCCGATTCGGGCCGCATCTATCTGTGGTTCAAGATCACGGGCGAGACCGATCTGCCTGGGTACAAGAACTGGTGGGGCGCGGTGCGCACCAGCGACGATCACGGCCGGACGTGGTCGGAACGAATCTGGTTGCCCGAGATCAAGGAAGAGCAACGGCATGCGGTGTTCGAGCCATACGCCAACCGCGCGATCGGGCCGGTGAAGAACCGGCCCATCGTGATGCCGAACGGAGATCTCTTGTGCGCGTCGAGCACCGAGTCGCCCGTCGGCTGGCGTATCCACTTCGAGCGGTACCGGGCGGGGGACTGGACGGGCCAACAGCACGGCGTCGAGATCATCGGGCCGTTGCTGGAAGCGGATGCGAACGCTCCGCGTGGACCGGGCAACGCCCACGCCATCCAGCCCAGCTTCATCGTGCTCTCGCCCGAGATGGAACACCTGGCCGTCTTCGCACGCGAGAGCGCTTGGAGCGAATCACGCGATGGAGGTACCACCTGGTCGCCAATCGAGCGTGCACCCATCAATACCAAGGCGGGGTCGCACGCGATGACGACCTCCGGCGGCGTGCACCTCCTGGCCTATAACCCGCCGCCAAGCCGCCGGCCGCTCTCGCTCGCTCGATCGTTCGATGGCCAGCGATGGGAGGTGCTGATCGAGGACGTCTCGCAGAATCGAGACCAGGCCGATTACCCGACCATCATGCAGGGTGCCGACGGTCGCATCCACATCGTCCACAGCCACGGCCGCGAGCACGTCCGACACATCGTGCTCGATCGCAGCGTGGTGGAGACAAGCAACGAGCAGTAAAGCCAGTCAGCCAGCCGTCGACACGGCCCCGCCGCCCTTAAAGATCCGTCGGATCAGCCCATACAGCACCGGGATGAACAGCACGCCGACGGCGGTCGCCAGCACCATGCCGCCGAAGACGGCCGTGCCGATGGCCTGGCGGCTGTTGGCGCCCGCGCCGCTGGCGATCAGCAGCGGGGCCGTGCCCAACACGAACGACAACGCGGTCATGAGGATCGGACGAAGCCGTAGCCTGCTCGCCTCGATCGTCGCGTCGGTCACGGACCTGGCTTCCTTCTTGCCGTCGCCACGCCTGAGTTGCTCGGCGAACTCGACGACCAGGATGGCGTTTTTGCACACCAGCGCGACCAGGAGCACGAGGCCGATCTGCGTGTACACGTTGTTGTCCATGCCGCGCAGCACGGTCGCCAGGAGCGCGCCGAGGATCCCGATCGGGATCGTCGCCATAATCGTGATCGGCAGGATCCAACTCTCGTACTGCGCCGCTAGGAACAAGTACACGAAGACGATCGCCAGCGCGAACACGATCGGGGCGAGGTTCCCAGACTCCTTCTGCTGGTAGGCCGTGCCGGTCCATTCGTAGCCGAAGCCCGATGGCAGCGTCGCCGTCGTGAGAGATTCCATCTCACGCATCGCTTGCCCGGTGCTCACGCCCGTGGCCGGGTCGGCCGTGATGCGAGCCGATGGATACAGGTTGTAGCGGTAGATGGTTGCGGGCCCCACGGTCTCGCGCAGGGTCGCCACCGACGAGAGCGGCAGCGTCGCGCCATCGCGGTTGCGTACCTTGAGCAAGAGCACGTCGCCGGGGTCTTGCCGGAACGCCGGCTCGCTCTGCACGCGGACCTGGTAGGTGCGGCCGAAGGCGTTGAAGTCGTTGACGTAGGCCGAGCCCATGTTGCCCGACAGCGTCGTAAAGATGGTGTCCAGCGAGACACCCAACTCCTGGGCTTTCGTGCGATCGAGGTCGAGGAAGAGCTGGGGCGTGCGGGCGCTGTAGCCGGTAAAGACGTTCTGCAGCCGGCCCGTCTCGCTGGCCCGCGCGATCACGTCGCCGCTGACGTCCTCCAGCACGTCGAGCCCGAGCCCCGCACGATCCTGGATCTGGATTTCGAAGCCGCCGGCCGAGCCCAGGCCCTGGATCGAGGGCGGACGGAACGGAAAGATCATTGCCTCGGGAATGGCGCGCAGCCGTGGCGTCAGGTCGGCCAAGATGCCCTCGATGCGCAGCGTCGCTGTTTCGCGCTCTTCCCATGGGTCAAGGATGACGACGCACGTTCCGCTGTTGGACTCGGCGGCGTTGGTCAGCAGCGAGAATCCGCCGATGCTGACGACACCCGCGACGCCGGGCGTGTCTTGCAGCTCCGCCTCGACTTTCCTGAGGACGTCGTCGGTTCTCGCGACCTTGGCCGCCGGCGGCAGGCTCACGTTGACGAAGAAGTACTTCTGGTCTTCGAGTGGGATGAAGCCCGTAGGCGTCGATCGTACGAGGAACACCACCGCCACCACCATGCCCGCAAATGCAATGACCGCGAGGAAGGAAAGCCGCAGCGCCTTGGTGACGGTCCACCCGTACATATCCGTGAGCTTGTCCATGCCGGCGTTGAACGCGCGGAACGCGATGAAGGGCTTTCGCGTCCGCTTGCGGAGCAAGACGCCGCAAAGGGCAGGGCTGAGCGTGAGCGCGTTGACGCTCGAGAGAACCGTGGCGACCGAGAGCGTCACGCCGAACTGGCGGTACAGCTCACCCGTGATGCCGGGAAGTACTGCCGTGGGAACGAACACGGCCAACAGCACCAGCGTCGTCGCGATGACCGGGCCGGTAATCTCCTGCATCGATCGCTTGGCGGCGGACTTGGAGTCAAGGCCCTCTTCCTCGACCAGGCGTGACGTGTTCTCGACCACCACGATCGCGTCGTCGACCACGATGCCGATCGCCAGGACGAGGCCGAAGAGCGTCAGCATGTTCATGCTGAAGTCCAGCGCAAGCAGCACGGCGAGCGTGCCGACGATCGAGACCGGGATGGCCGCACCGGGGATGAGCGTTGCCCGGAAGTCCTGCAAGAACACGAACACGGTTAAGAACACCAACACCGACGCGATCACGAGAGTGATGACGACTTCCTTGATCGAGGCGCCGACGAAGTCGGTAAAGTCGTAAAAGACCGGTGACTCAAAGCCCTCTGGAAAGTCTGCCGACAGTTCGTCGAGCGCCTCGCGAACACCCTTGGAGACTTCCAGGGCGTTCGAGCCCGGAAGCTGGTACAGGCCGATGACCGGTGCCTCCATCCCGTTGAAGCGTCCGAAGCTGTCGTAGCTCTGGCTGCCCAGTTCGAGCCTCGCGATGTCTCTGAGGCGGATCTCGCGCTGCTCTTCATCGACACGCAGGATGATGTCGCCGAACTCTTCGGCGGTGCGAAGTCGGCCCTGCGTGGTGATCGTGAGCTGAAAGCCCGAGTCATCGGCGGTTGGACGTTGACCGATCTTGCCGGCGGCCACCTGCACGTTCTGCTCGCGCATTGCGCCGATGACCTCGGCCGTCGTTAGGTCGCGCGCCGCCAGCTGCTGCGGATCGAGCCACACGCGCATCGCGTAGTCCTGGGCGCCGAAGATGGTCACCGAGCCCACGCCTGGCACGCGGGCGAGCCTGTCGACCATGAAGATGCGGGCGTAGTTGCTGAGGTACAGCTGATCGAATCGGCCGTCGGGCGAATGCGGCGCGATCACCATCAGCAGGCTGGTCGACTGCTTGCTCGTCGTCACGCCCTGGGCCCGCACCGGCTCGGGCAACCGAGGCTCGGCCGCCGTCACGCGGTTCTGGACGCGCACCGACGCCATGTCGACGTCGGCGCCAGACCGCAGCGTCACCGTCAGCGTGTACGATCCGTCGTCGGCTGCGATCGAGGACATGTAGATCATGTCCTCGACACCGTTGACCTGCTGCTCGATGGGCGCGGCGACCGTCTCGGCCACGGTCTTGGCGTCGGCGCCCGGATACACCGCCGTCACGCGCACGGTCGGCGGCGCGACCTCGGGATACTGCTCGACGGGCAGCACGAACGTCGACAGTGCGCCCGCCAGCACCATCACGATCGCAACAACGGCGGCAAAGATCGGTCGGTCGATGAAGAACTTCGAGATCACGACCCGGGCTCCGGATCGCCAGCAGCAGCTTCGTCCGCAGCATCCGAACCACTCCCAGAAGCCGCATCGGTCCCATCCTGAGACTGACCAAACGGCTTGGGCGACACCGGCGCACCCGGGCGCGCCTTCTGCAAGCCACGAACGATGTACGTCTCGCCGGGCTGCAATCCCTCGAGTACGACGATCGTGCCGTCGTCCTGTCGCTCGCCGAGCGATACCGGTCGGCGCTCGACCACGTTGCTTTCACCGACGATCAGAAGGTACTTGCCTTCCAGGCCCGTGCCCACCGCTTCCTCGACGACGCAGAGTGCATCCTCGCGTTCCTGCCATGGCACGCGGATCCGCGCGAACAAGCCCGGGTAGAGCTTGCCGGTCGGGTTCTCGAGCTCGGCACGCACGAGCAACGTGCCAGTCGATCCGTCCAGCTGGTTGTCCACGAAATCGACCTGGCCCTCGTGCGGGTAATCTTCCTCGTCGGCAAGCGCCAGCTCGATGGGCGGGTAACTCGGCCCAGCCTCGCCACGATCGCCCTGATCCAGATACTGCAGCGCAATCGCCTCGCTGACGTCGAAGCTCACGTGGATCGGATCCATGGTGACGACGGTGGCCAGCAGCGTGGCTTCACCCCCGCCAGCGAGCTGCGCCCCCACCAGGTTGCCGCGATCAACAAAGTGACGATCGATGCGTCCGGTGATGGGCGAGGTCACGTCGGTGTACGAGAGGTCCAACTCGGCTGACTTCAGCGCTTCGTTGGCTGCGTACACGTCGGCCTCGGCCTGACGCAGCTTGGCCCGCTCCTCGAACAATTCCAACTCATTGGCTGCGCCGCTCTCAAAGGCATTCTCGAGCCGCTGGAAGCGTACATCGGCCAGCTCGCGGGCCGCCTCTGCCCGCTCGAGCGACGCCTTGGCCTGGCCGACGGCGAGTTCATAGGGAGCCTTTTCGATGGTGAACAGCACGTCGCCGGCTTCGACGTTGCTGCTTTCCTGAAAGTGGATGGTCTCGAGTACCCCGCCAACGCGAGCACGGATCTGCACGAAATCCACCGGCTCGAGCGTCCCGGTATAGAAGAAGTACTCCGTGATCGTGCGCTGCGTTGGTGACGCTACCTCGACCACGGGTGGGGGCGGTTGCTGGGACGCTTCGGAGCGATCGCAGCCGAAGTTCAAAGAGACGACCAGAGACGCGGTCGCGGCGGCTGCGCTGGCCACCAGTGCTCGGGTCGCACCAGACGTGCGTACCCGACGAGTGATTGGTCTTGCCACGGGTGTCCCCTTGCCAGAGCGCGATCAATATGGATCGTGGCCGATGCTAGCCGCTCGTCCGTTTCGGCAAGCAATGGAAAAACCCGCTCGTGAGCGGGTTCGGAAAGGATCTGGGGATCGGGTCAGGCCCCGGCTGGCCTCGCGTGCCCGGCCAGTACTTCGAGCAACTCTCGATTGATGTCTCGCACGCCTTCGAAGGTGCGGCGTGCGGCGGCGATCACGCGCTGACGGCAGTCGCCACTCAAATCGAGGGTGTCCAGACGGCTCTTGAAGCGGGCCCAGGTCTCGCGTTGGGCGGGGCCATAGCTATTTAGGTAGCGCAGTCCATCCCCCTCGAGGCCCAGAGCGGGACCGATCTTCTTGGCGATGAATCCGTTGCCGTTCGTCGAGCCCTCGAGGACGTACTGGACGCCGATGAGCGCCGTCGGGTGCTCGCGGGCGGTGTCCTCGATCCAGCCCATGAAGCTATGCGTTGCAGGCACGGGCTCGACGTCCGCCGGGTCGACCGAGAGGAACGCCAGGTCGGCCTCGAGCTTGCCGGTGTGATGCAGGTCTTCGCTGTTGAGCGCCTTGACCTGCTCGCACGGCGCGCCGTCGAGGCAGCCCTCGAGCGTTCGATGCACGAGGTAGAGCTGGCCCAGGTGGGCGGCGTACTCGTGCTTGCCGAGCTCGCCCTTAACCAGCCGCTTCTGGAGGTCGCCGCTCTCGGCCTGCTGGTGCAGGTCCCAGGTGCTGTCCTTCAGCGTGGCGGCGAACCCAGTGGCGGCCTCGGCGTTGCCCGTGTGCGTGGTTGGGTGTTGCATGCGTGACTGGCTCCTATGGAGGCGGATCGTAGGGGCTCAGCCCGCGTCGAAGGCGTTCTGGAAGGCCAGGAAGTCGAAGATGTCCAGCGTGCAGTCGCCGTCGAAGTCGGCCAGGGGGTCGCCCGCGTCGAAGGCGTTCTGGAAGGCCAGGAAGTCGAAGATGTCGAGGGCGCCGTCGCCGGTCAGGTCGGCGTCGTCGATCGCGATCACGGTCAGCTCGAGCCGCGGCGAGTAGCCCAGGATGGGGCTGATGGCGTTCTCCTTCGTAAAGAACGAGGGATACTCGGTCGAGCCCAGCTCGGCGCTGTGCATGCTCGTTACCGTCAGGTTGACCTTGCCCGCGTCCAGCGATGCATCGAAGAACGCCGCGGCTCCGGGCGCACACGTGTCGATGTCGAACGTAAAGACGGTCTCGGCGGGCACGAGCTCGCCCACGGCTACGTCGTTGGTCTTGCCGATGGCCAGCGGCGTGCTCTCGATCCGCTCGCGCACCTGGCGCGAGAGGTCGACCACGTCATCGACGCCCGCGTAGAACGCAGCGAACGCGTTGCGGGCGCCCTCGGCCGGCGGCACCGTGGGGAAGCCGCCGAACTCGCTGGTCTCCTGCCAGCTTTCGATCGTGAATCCGTTGCGATAGCCCGTGGCGTACAGCTCGATGGGCCGTCCTGGCGTCGCGTCGTCGACGTAGTCGGGGTCATCGATCGGGAAGAAGCTGGCCAGTGGGTCCGCCGAATCGTCGTAGACGAACTGCAGGTCGTTGTCGATCACCAGCGTCACGCGCGCCGACACGACGCGGAACGCGCCCGCGCCGAGGCCCGTGGGGATCTCGCCCGCGGTGTCGAATCCGATGACGAACTGCGCGTCGCGATCATCGAAGCCCTCGATGCCCGTGGCCCCGAAGATGCTGGCGTTTGTCCGCGTGCCCGGCGTGGCGCTGAACGGGTAGTTCCAGCGGTCGCGGGCCGGCTCGTCGAAGGACAGCGAGGTCGGGCCGCTCTGGGCCAGCGTGGAGCCGGCGAGTGCGAGCAGGGCGGCGGGGGCGATGGCAGCACGTGGCATGGGCGGGCCTCCTGGATAGCCGGACTTGAGATTCAGCCCGGAATGTTGTTGCGATTGAGTCTCAGTTGCGTAGTATTGGGCTTGCCTCGCTGTCGGTCAAGAATAATTCTGGTTTGACAGGAATCATCCTCAGAGCTATGGCACATGTCCGCCGTCACAACGTCGCCTTCACGCTGATCGAGTTGCTCGTGGTCATCGCCATCATCGCGGTCCTGATCGGCATCCTGCTGCCGAGCCTCGGCGCCGCCCGCGGTCTGGCCAAGTCGACCCGCGAGCTGGCGGCGGCCCAGCAGACCATGATCGCCTTCCAGCTCTACGCCCAGGACAACGACGGCCGACTGCTGCCCGGCATGCCCGAGGTCGGCGACGTGCGAGGCCGCGACGCGCCGCTGGACGACCGCGGCGAGCCCATCACCGATCCACGCATCGCCCAGCGCTACCCCTGGCGGCTGGCTCCCTACCTCGACTACGACTTCCGCGGTCTCTACGACGATGCGGCCCTAGCGACCCTTCGAGGACGTCGAGCCGACTTCCAGTACGTCGTGAGCCTCTACCCGAGCCTGGGCATGAACGTGGCCTACGTCGGCGGCAGCGTCAATCACCTTGGCGACCGAACGAGCCAGCGCGTCTTCGGCAAGGTGTTCCTCGAGCGAGACGATCAGGCGACGAGGCCGACCGAGGTCATCGCCTTCGCCTCGGCCCGGTTCCGGGGCCCGGGCACGATCGAGGAGCTGCCCGACCCCGAAGGCTTCTTCCGCGTCGAGGCCCCGACGTTCGGCGCCGGCTGGCAAGAGAGCTACGACGACCGCGCCACCAATCCCGGCCTGAACAGCGGCTTCGTCAGCCTGCGGCATCCCGGTGGCAGCGGCGGGAAGGCCGTGGCGGCGATGCTCGACGGCCACGCCGAGGTGCTGGGCTGGCAGGAGCTCCGCGACATGCGGCGGTGGGCCGATCAGGCGACGAGTGCGGATTGGCAGCCCGAGCCGCGGTAGGCACACGTGCTTTCGACCCGCTGTTTCGAAATAGCTTGCTTACATTCAGGCACTTTCCGTTACCATGATGAGCACGGCCGATTCACCCTGCCTAAACGTGGCAGGCGGCTACATTGGGAGGTGCGGCGATGAGGGCGATGCACGGTCGGGTCGGACTGGCCGCTCGGTCCTTGCTTGCGATCACGTGTGGTTGCGGGGCATCAGTTGCTCTGGCGCAGACACCCGTCGGCGGCCCGATTCTCGACGATGTGACGTGGACCGCCGCTGGCAGTCCGTACCAGGTCGTCAGCAACATCATCGTGGGCGACGACGCCACGCTGACGATCGAACCGGGCGTCACCGTGGAGTTCGACGACGACTTGGGTATAGAAATTGGGTCGGCCTCGTTTGGTACCGGCACGCTTATCGCCCGCGGCGCCGTCAGCGACCCGATCGTCTTCAGATCGAGCGCGCCCGATCCCGCGCCTGGTCAGTGGCGGGGCGTCTTGTTGACGCAGTTCGCCGTTGATGGGCAGATCGACCCGGATACAGGGGCCTATCTCAGCGGGTCGATCGTGGAGCAGGCGGAGTTCACCTTCGCCAACAACGCGCTCCGATTCGAGAGGGGTGTGGCCGTCGTGCGGGACACCGAGATGCGCGATTGCAGGTTCGCTATCGGCGCCACTCTCGATGTGGAGCAGCAACTCCACATCACCGATGTCCAATCGCGTGACGGCCTCCAGGGCATTCAGATCAATCGTGGACGAGGGCACGTCCTGACCAGGGTGAACATTTCCGGTGGCAGTATCATGCTGTTTATCTCAGATGCGCCGGACGTGACCATTCGTGGCGGGCTACTGGAAGGCGCGACATCCGTAGGGCTAAGTACGAATCGCACAGATCGCCTCAAGG
This Phycisphaerales bacterium DNA region includes the following protein-coding sequences:
- a CDS encoding sialidase family protein, which translates into the protein MKVLTLFAVAGLCAAAVAQDAELVRRAVLETHNIPHGDLPRQRQIHSATITEANDGTLLAAWFGGSREGRADVDIWVARKPIDGPWAAPTVADDGVCTITGRDGQERGIEYACWNPVLFTDPDSGRIYLWFKITGETDLPGYKNWWGAVRTSDDHGRTWSERIWLPEIKEEQRHAVFEPYANRAIGPVKNRPIVMPNGDLLCASSTESPVGWRIHFERYRAGDWTGQQHGVEIIGPLLEADANAPRGPGNAHAIQPSFIVLSPEMEHLAVFARESAWSESRDGGTTWSPIERAPINTKAGSHAMTTSGGVHLLAYNPPPSRRPLSLARSFDGQRWEVLIEDVSQNRDQADYPTIMQGADGRIHIVHSHGREHVRHIVLDRSVVETSNEQ
- a CDS encoding multidrug efflux RND transporter permease subunit, which produces MISKFFIDRPIFAAVVAIVMVLAGALSTFVLPVEQYPEVAPPTVRVTAVYPGADAKTVAETVAAPIEQQVNGVEDMIYMSSIAADDGSYTLTVTLRSGADVDMASVRVQNRVTAAEPRLPEPVRAQGVTTSKQSTSLLMVIAPHSPDGRFDQLYLSNYARIFMVDRLARVPGVGSVTIFGAQDYAMRVWLDPQQLAARDLTTAEVIGAMREQNVQVAAGKIGQRPTADDSGFQLTITTQGRLRTAEEFGDIILRVDEEQREIRLRDIARLELGSQSYDSFGRFNGMEAPVIGLYQLPGSNALEVSKGVREALDELSADFPEGFESPVFYDFTDFVGASIKEVVITLVIASVLVFLTVFVFLQDFRATLIPGAAIPVSIVGTLAVLLALDFSMNMLTLFGLVLAIGIVVDDAIVVVENTSRLVEEEGLDSKSAAKRSMQEITGPVIATTLVLLAVFVPTAVLPGITGELYRQFGVTLSVATVLSSVNALTLSPALCGVLLRKRTRKPFIAFRAFNAGMDKLTDMYGWTVTKALRLSFLAVIAFAGMVVAVVFLVRSTPTGFIPLEDQKYFFVNVSLPPAAKVARTDDVLRKVEAELQDTPGVAGVVSIGGFSLLTNAAESNSGTCVVILDPWEERETATLRIEGILADLTPRLRAIPEAMIFPFRPPSIQGLGSAGGFEIQIQDRAGLGLDVLEDVSGDVIARASETGRLQNVFTGYSARTPQLFLDLDRTKAQELGVSLDTIFTTLSGNMGSAYVNDFNAFGRTYQVRVQSEPAFRQDPGDVLLLKVRNRDGATLPLSSVATLRETVGPATIYRYNLYPSARITADPATGVSTGQAMREMESLTTATLPSGFGYEWTGTAYQQKESGNLAPIVFALAIVFVYLFLAAQYESWILPITIMATIPIGILGALLATVLRGMDNNVYTQIGLVLLVALVCKNAILVVEFAEQLRRGDGKKEARSVTDATIEASRLRLRPILMTALSFVLGTAPLLIASGAGANSRQAIGTAVFGGMVLATAVGVLFIPVLYGLIRRIFKGGGAVSTAG
- a CDS encoding efflux RND transporter periplasmic adaptor subunit, whose translation is MASAAAATASLVVSLNFGCDRSEASQQPPPPVVEVASPTQRTITEYFFYTGTLEPVDFVQIRARVGGVLETIHFQESSNVEAGDVLFTIEKAPYELAVGQAKASLERAEAARELADVRFQRLENAFESGAANELELFEERAKLRQAEADVYAANEALKSAELDLSYTDVTSPITGRIDRHFVDRGNLVGAQLAGGGEATLLATVVTMDPIHVSFDVSEAIALQYLDQGDRGEAGPSYPPIELALADEEDYPHEGQVDFVDNQLDGSTGTLLVRAELENPTGKLYPGLFARIRVPWQEREDALCVVEEAVGTGLEGKYLLIVGESNVVERRPVSLGERQDDGTIVVLEGLQPGETYIVRGLQKARPGAPVSPKPFGQSQDGTDAASGSGSDAADEAAAGDPEPGS
- a CDS encoding biliverdin-producing heme oxygenase, which produces MQHPTTHTGNAEAATGFAATLKDSTWDLHQQAESGDLQKRLVKGELGKHEYAAHLGQLYLVHRTLEGCLDGAPCEQVKALNSEDLHHTGKLEADLAFLSVDPADVEPVPATHSFMGWIEDTAREHPTALIGVQYVLEGSTNGNGFIAKKIGPALGLEGDGLRYLNSYGPAQRETWARFKSRLDTLDLSGDCRQRVIAAARRTFEGVRDINRELLEVLAGHARPAGA
- a CDS encoding GC-type dockerin domain-anchored protein, giving the protein MPRAAIAPAALLALAGSTLAQSGPTSLSFDEPARDRWNYPFSATPGTRTNASIFGATGIEGFDDRDAQFVIGFDTAGEIPTGLGAGAFRVVSARVTLVIDNDLQFVYDDSADPLASFFPIDDPDYVDDATPGRPIELYATGYRNGFTIESWQETSEFGGFPTVPPAEGARNAFAAFYAGVDDVVDLSRQVRERIESTPLAIGKTNDVAVGELVPAETVFTFDIDTCAPGAAAFFDASLDAGKVNLTVTSMHSAELGSTEYPSFFTKENAISPILGYSPRLELTVIAIDDADLTGDGALDIFDFLAFQNAFDAGDPLADFDGDCTLDIFDFLAFQNAFDAG
- a CDS encoding type II secretion system protein, yielding MAHVRRHNVAFTLIELLVVIAIIAVLIGILLPSLGAARGLAKSTRELAAAQQTMIAFQLYAQDNDGRLLPGMPEVGDVRGRDAPLDDRGEPITDPRIAQRYPWRLAPYLDYDFRGLYDDAALATLRGRRADFQYVVSLYPSLGMNVAYVGGSVNHLGDRTSQRVFGKVFLERDDQATRPTEVIAFASARFRGPGTIEELPDPEGFFRVEAPTFGAGWQESYDDRATNPGLNSGFVSLRHPGGSGGKAVAAMLDGHAEVLGWQELRDMRRWADQATSADWQPEPR